Proteins encoded in a region of the Vicia villosa cultivar HV-30 ecotype Madison, WI linkage group LG5, Vvil1.0, whole genome shotgun sequence genome:
- the LOC131606715 gene encoding uncharacterized protein LOC131606715, which translates to MQLFQKHTKAQFLINFILVASSFCGFYVIVSVLILGTSHQNLLVHLQHSSSNDGSETATAAATAITNTSLDHIVFGIAASKSSWTKRKEYVKLWWKNNNTMKGCVFLDSLPKNNEDPSLPPLCLSQDTSRFRYTCSGGLRSAIRVARVVVETVALNHTGVKWYVFGDDDTVFFPENLVKTLSKYDHELWYYIGANSEIYEQNRLFGFGMAFGGAGFAISSSLAKVLVKVFDSCLERYPHLYGSDGRIHSCLAELGVGLTHEPGFHQVDLTGNTFGLLAAHPVTPLVSLHHSDYTDPIFPKMSRTQALQHLFKAVNVDSQRILQQTVCYNKKFSWTVSVSWGYAVQIFTDHMFLPEAVNVQETFKQWKNGNVLAKTYMFNTKPFDSNPCERPTIFYLDSVSSGKNGVITSYYKRFLRDCRKERGSPNKLEVIKVVSNKLDLNIKQLQAPRRQCCDILPSSAGDKLDIAVRECKDDELIYMH; encoded by the exons ATGCAGTTATTTcagaaacacacaaaagcacaatttttgattaattttatattaGTAGCATCTTCATTTTGTGGCTTTTATGTCATTGTATCAGTCCTAATATTAGGTACTTCACATCAAAATCTATTAGTACATTTGCAACATTCTTCATCAAACGATGGGTCAGAGACCGCAACCGCAGCTGCAACCGCAATCACTAACACAAGTCTAGATCATATAGTATTTGGAATTGCTGCAAGCAAAAGTTcgtggacaaagagaaaagagtatGTCAAACTATGGTGGAAAAACAACAATACAATGAAGGGCTGTGTTTTCTTGGATAGTCTACCTAAAAATAATGAAGACCCTTCTCTTCCTCCTTTATGTCTCTCTCAAGACACGTCGCGGTTTCGATACACTTGCAGCGGGGGGCTTCGATCAGCAATTCGAGTTGCGCGCGTGGTTGTGGAAACGGTGGCCTTGAATCATACAGGTGTGAAGTGGTATGTGTTTGGAGACGACGACACAGTATTCTTCCCGGAGAATTTGGTGAAGACTTTATCTAAATATGATCATGAGCTGTGGTATTATATTGGTGCGAATTCGGAGATTTATGAGCAGAATCGTTTGTTTGGGTTTGGAATGGCTTTTGGTGGTGCTGGTTTTGCTATTAGTTCTTCTCTGGCTAAGGTTTTGGTTAAGGTTTTTGATTCTTGTTTGGAAAGGTATCCTCATCTTTATGGAAGTGATGGCAGGATTCACTCTTGTTTAGCAGAACTTGGTGTTGGATTGACACATGAACCAGGTTTTCATCAG GTTGATTTAACTGGAAACACCTTTGGCCTATTAGCAGCACATCCGGTAACTCCTTTAGTATCTCTACACCACTCAGATTACACAGATCCAATCTTTCCAAAAATGTCAAGAACACAAGCTCTCCAACATTTATTCAAAGCAGTAAATGTTGATTCTCAAAGAATCCTGCAACAAACAGTTTGCTATAACAAAAAGTTTTCATGGACAGTTTCAGTATCATGGGGTTATGCCGTTCAAATATTCACAGACCATATGTTTTTACCAGAAGCTGTCAACGTGCAAGAAACATTCAAACAATGGAAAAATGGAAATGTGTTAGCAAAAACTTATATGTTCAATACAAAACCATTTGACTCTAATCCTTGTGAAAGACCCACCATTTTTTATCTTGATAGTGTCTCTTCTGGCAAGAATGGTGTCATAACCAGTTATTATAAGAGATTTTTACGAGATTGCCGAAAGGAACGGGGCTCGCCGAACAAACTAGAAGTTATCAAAGTGGTCTCTAATAAGCTAGACCTTAACATCAAACAG
- the LOC131604794 gene encoding secreted RxLR effector protein 161-like — MEEPVHSHWKALKRILRYIQGTVSLGMFYSKAEDYKLTGYSDSDWCGDIDDRKSTSGYVFFMGNTAFTWLSRKQPIVTLSTCEAEYVAASWCVCHAIWLRRLLCELEQKQENATIVQVDNKSAIELAKNPVNHERSKHIDVRFHFIREHVKNGSVELKHVASKDQAADIFTKPLSKEIFDRGKIMLGLIDRRSI; from the coding sequence ATGGAAGAACCAGTTCACTCACACTGGAAAGCTTTGAAGAGAATTCTTCGTTATATCCAAGGAACTGTGTCACTTGGAATGTTTTACTCAAAAGCAGAAGATTACAAGCTAACAGGTTACTCCGACAgcgattggtgtggagatatagACGATCGAAAAAGTACATCAGGATATGTATTCTTTATGGGAAACACTGCTTTCACATGGCTCTCAAGGAAGCAACCAATTGTAACACTGTCAACATGCGAAGCAGAATACGTGGCTGCATCATGGTGTGTATGCCATGCTATATGGCTTAGAAGATTGTTATGTGAGTTAGAGCAGAAGCAGGAAAATGCAACCATAGTACAAGTCGACAACAAATCAGCAATCGAACTGGCGAAGAATCCAGTGAATCATGAAAGAAGTAAACACATCGACGTACGTTTTCATTTCATTCGAGAACATGTGAAAAATGGAAGCGTCGAACTGAAGCATGTGGCAAGCAAGGATCAAGCTgcagatattttcacaaaaccattGTCGAAGGAGATATTCGACAGAGGCAAGATAATGCTGGGATTAATTGACCGAAGGAGCATTTAA